A single window of Huiozyma naganishii CBS 8797 chromosome 10, complete genome DNA harbors:
- the PEP5 gene encoding tethering complex subunit PEP5 (similar to Saccharomyces cerevisiae PEP5 (YMR231W); ancestral locus Anc_8.761), whose protein sequence is MSWKQFQLWESVPLRDPQLGCKEPFYSDPTLSAATTLSSKVAASETTVIIAVAGNIVKLINLNKSKVRAQFVAVTDADYRITKLKIVGHFLLVVAEALGKPLLLTFYKVDLILASTNGSNKGKPKLSYHAKVEVKNGNNTYPLSCLDISKDLSCIALGFVNGKIIVVRGDLARDRGSRQRVIYEDANKEAITALSLTKDGTLCFASTLSHILVFNTFGRNRGLPDAVLSETHGCDLNCTSWNGTLQEFVCYTSMAGQQPSLESYKVNNEKTVVQLPETVITSNMTPKRLLVWGDSHSLLVIDEETDSAKNTALSVGKINRVIIIDTRYNIVCFNSIINDPILDILSYSRSEVCLLSTNGVLYRLSQHTFKEQINIVTQREDFSFALQLAQRNKLPTKETQLIHKDFADFLYRKGQLREATEHYIQCLDVVETSEVIFKYGVEGGTSSTNIQNLATYLWALVKSNAASEDHVSLLLIVLIKLKSVDQIDHFLHHFSREGLYSEEILENDIDDDTFFYSNKTLFDLQLVLSLFEESGMFMEAYQLARKFAKDPVVVVSVLLNDLEEPRSTLNYIKSLPVDDTLRIIIKFSKRLLECSPNETNVLLIDVFTGNYKPSEYKSIVEAQSTNKSDPNNENDTLLNFYSYKTFISYMNKTLGYDATPTPQKLTSTYHPPKPSLIFPSFSANPFQFVVFLEACLESYQQFNGFKDDLQTILTTLYDLYLSLAADDIPERRDDWRKKASLVWRQSNNLVKSSEGDDKSSYVSGNGNKVVDNSLMMLIKHMNQLGDTFEEDEEEDEDERNILAIFYSMTLTDGPSKCLNYFKRHCDKEPNLYKSALKYFVSDSAVYNAIGGDDFVRGSVIEPMVRGGLVSVLELLQVLSSSSVAKFGLVQQLLIDYVQTEETESVKNQKLADSYRDELAQKRTKLQELLDSEKPSHIHLKKTSCFMCNSALDLPVVYFKCGHIYHRRCLNEENVKNDESPQFRCPKCVADIETSNKLYEMQKQVGQDAAFLTSVLNSKEGQRDRFKVVTDFIGRGGLEVPLN, encoded by the coding sequence ATGTCATGGAAACAGTTCCAGCTGTGGGAATCCGTTCCGCTAAGGGACCCGCAATTGGGCTGCAAAGAGCCCTTCTACTCGGACCCAACGTTATCCGCCGCTACGACGTTGTCCTCCAAAGTGGCTGCATCGGAAACAACTGTGATCATTGCTGTGGCAGGGAACATAGTCAAGTTAATCAATTTGAATAAATCAAAGGTCAGGGCGCAATTTGTCGCGGTTACTGATGCTGACTACCGCATCacgaaactgaaaattgTGGGTCACTTCTTGCTCGTTGTCGCAGAAGCGCTGGGGAAACCCTTACTGCTGACTTTCTATAAAGTGGATCTGATACTCGCATCCACTAACGGAAGCAATAAGGGCAAACCAAAACTGTCTTATCACGCAAAAGTGGAGGTGAAAAACGGCAACAACACGTATCCTCTCTCGTGTCTCGATATAAGTAAAGATTTATCCTGTATTGCACTCGGGTTCGTTAATGGGAAAATCATTGTTGTGAGGGGTGATTTGGCCAGGGACAGAGGTTCAAGACAAAGAGTTATTTACGAGGATGCCAATAAAGAGGCGATCACCGCGTTATCCCTCACAAAGGACGGCACTCTATGCTTCGCAAGCACTTTATCGCATATACTGGTGTTCAATACATTTGGGAGAAATAGAGGTTTACCAGATGCAGTATTAAGTGAGACACACGGTTGTGATCTTAACTGTACCTCTTGGAACGGAACACTGCAAGAATTCGTCTGTTATACTTCGATGGCAGGGCAGCAGCCAAGCCTGGAATCATACAAAGTGAATAACGAAAAAACTGTCGTTCAGCTACCAGAAACAGTGATTACTTCCAATATGACGCCAAAGAGACTGCTTGTATGGGGGGATTCACATTCACTATTGGTAATAGACGAGGAGACGGACTCTGCCAAGAATACAGCGCTATCCGTGGGGAAAATCAACAGGGTCATTATCATAGACACGCGCTATAATATTGTTTGCTTTAACTCCATAATCAATGACCCTATATTAGACATTTTGAGCTATTCGCGTTCGGAAGTGTGCCTCTTATCAACAAACGGAGTATTATACCGCTTATCGCAACATACATTCAAAGAGCAAATCAACATAGTGACCCAGAGAGAGGACTTCTCGTTTGCCCTACAGCTGGCGCAACGGAATAAATTACCgacaaaagaaacacaaTTGATCCATAAAGATTTTGCGGATTTTTTGTACAGGAAGGGACAGCTCCGAGAGGCCACGGAGCATTATATACAATGTCTTGACGTGGTGGAAACAAGCGAGGTCATATTCAAATACGGTGTTGAGGGCGGCACATCCTCTACAAATATTCAAAACTTGGCGACGTATCTTTGGGCCTTAGTGAAGTCGAATGCTGCTTCAGAAGACCATGTCAGCTTACTGCTTATTGTTCTAATAAAACTGAAATCAGTGGATCAGATTGATCATTTTCTACATCATTTCAGCAGGGAGGGACTGTATTCGGAGGAAATACTGGAAAACGAcatcgacgacgacacCTTCTTCTATTCGAACAAAACATTATTTGACCTTCAGTTGGTTTTGAGCctgtttgaagaatctgGGATGTTTATGGAAGCCTACCAGTTGGCCCGAAAGTTTGCCAAGGATCCCGTAGTAGTCGTTAGTGTACTGCTAAACGATTTAGAGGAACCCAGGTCTACTTTGAACTATATCAAATCTTTACCCGTTGACGATACTTTACGAATCATAATAAAATTCTCGAAAAGACTACTAGAGTGTTCACCTAACGAAACTAATGTGCTTTTGATAGACGTTTTCACTGGGAACTATAAACCAAGCGAGTACAAATCGATTGTGGAGGCACAATCTACGAACAAGTCTGACCCTAACAACGAAAACGATACACTGCTGAACTTCTACAGTTACAAAACGTTCATCAGCTACATGAATAAGACTTTGGGTTATGACGCGACTCCCACTCCTCAGAAGCTAACTTCCACTTACCACCCACCTAAACCGTCATTGATATTCCCATCTTTTAGTGCAAACCCGTTCCAATTTGTCGTGTTTTTGGAGGCTTGTTTGGAGAGTTATCAGCAATTCAACGGGTTCAAGGACGACCTGCAAACCATACTGACGACTCTGTACGATTTGTACCTGTCGCTAGCTGCAGACGATATCCCTGAGAGGCGCGATGATTGGAGGAAGAAGGCAAGCCTCGTATGGAGACAGAGCAATAACTTGGTGAAGAGCAGCGAGGGAGACGACAAGTCTTCGTACGTTTCAGGGAACGGCAACAAAGTTGTGGATAACTCTCTGATGATGCTGATCAAACATATGAACCAACTTGGTGACACgtttgaagaggacgaggaagaggatGAGGACGAGAGGAATATATTGGCTATCTTCTATTCGATGACCCTTACCGATGGACCATCCAAGTGTCTAAACTATTTCAAAAGGCACTGTGACAAGGAACCAAACCTGTACAAGAGTGCATTAAAGTACTTTGTCTCGGATAGCGCAGTGTACAATGCCATTGGTGGAGATGATTTTGTTCGAGGGAGCGTTATTGAGCCGATGGTCCGTGGAGGTTTGGTCTCCGTCCTTGAACTGCTCCAAGTTCTCTCTTCCAGTTCTGTGGCCAAGTTCGGGCTTGTACAGCAACTCCTCATCGATTACGTTCAAACAGAGGAGACAGAAAGCGTCAAGAATCAAAAGTTGGCCGACTCGTACAGAGACGAGCTGGCACAGAAGCGGACGAAACTACAAGAACTGCTGGACAGCGAGAAGCCGTCACATATccacttgaagaaaacatCCTGCTTTATGTGTAACAGTGCCCTGGACTTGCCCGTAGTCTATTTCAAGTGTGGACACATCTACCACCGGCGCTGCCTCAACGAGGAGAACGTCAAGAACGACGAGTCCCCGCAGTTCAGGTGTCCGAAATGCGTCGCTGATATCGAGACGTCTAACAAGCTGTACGAGATGCAGAAACAGGTCGGACAGGACGCAGCGTTCTTGACGAGTGTGCTGAACAGTAAAGAGGGCCAGAGGGACCGTTTCAAAGTGGTTACAGACTTTATTGGGAGGGGTGGTCTCGAAGTGCCGCTCAACTGA
- the TIP1 gene encoding putative lipase (similar to Saccharomyces cerevisiae TIP1 (YBR067C)) codes for MQFATFIAAIASSAAIASALTDEQSAEIYAIVQDINSNQAQYIGLEMNTGGFQIPPQLLSMYQQVLTYKDDSYTSLFTALDYNMITSTITGLSWYNERLAPALSSVRAKYNTAEATTSAKATTTTSAKETTTSAEATTSSKATTSAAPSSSAKASSSSAASKATTQAVSQITDGQIQQTASVHQQSANGAIKNAAGVGAGFLAAAALLM; via the coding sequence atgcAATTCGCCACCTTCATTGCTGCCATCGCTTCTTCCGCTGCCATCGCCTCTGCTTTGACCGACGAACAGAGTGCTGAAATCTACGCCATTGTTCAAGacatcaacagcaaccaagCTCAATACATTGGTTTGGAAATGAACACTGGCGGGTTCCAGATTCCTCCTCAATTGTTGTCCATGTATCAACAGGTCTTGACCTACAAGGACGACTCTTACACCTCTTTGTTCACTGCTTTGGACTACAACATGATCACAAGCACCATCACCGGTTTGTCCTGGTACAACGAGAGATTGGCCCCAGCCCTATCTTCCGTCAGAGCCAAGTACAACACTGCTGAAGCCACCACCTCCGCCAAggccaccaccaccacctctGCTAAGGAGACCACAACCTCCGCCGAGGCCACCACCTCCAGCAAGGCTACCACCTCTGCTGCTCCATCTTCCTCCGCCAAGgcttcctcctcttccgcCGCTTCCAAGGCCACCACTCAAGCCGTCTCTCAAATCACTGACGGTCAAATCCAACAGACTGCTTCTGTCCACCAACAGAGTGCCAACGGTGCCATAAAGAACGCCGCTGGTGTCGGTGCTGGTTTCTTGGCCGCCGCCGCTTTGTTGATGTAA
- the UBP14 gene encoding ubiquitin-specific protease UBP14 (similar to Saccharomyces cerevisiae UBP14 (YBR058C); ancestral locus Anc_3.270), with product MTPTVDEFLSRIGTIPQVIDKDECIYCFETVYNKVDEEDHHSLNICLQCFQAVCARDVSLHQKVTQLSQGAEHTQYLNVSKRAKGEEGHESDEASKSKKLKLQVIEKSEDELYHTLWSLVNIANGTTTVVSAETDAQGTAPEIVQKILNAKSQASVNQVHSWELQLKSCQHVQSLQPNVETQTIDLSHCFDCELNSNLWLCLHCGHVGCGRQQVGIDGNTHALAHYDSCKTHPLAIKLGSLSESSYDLYCYGCDDEVKFDDSQQLNKVLASYGIDPSMGNATEKTLTELQVEQNMNWDFQMTDESGHELVKLNPSKEVGCGLINMGNSCYLNSVLQCLFQDETWTGKLQMAVGEEFPTDVVFPSNNLRCQLIKLYRAMKLEPELYPQGIKPQSFKKCFSAGHEEFASQRQQDAMEFLTYMIDNLDKKLSPTCPGDTFKFQMCSRIECTECHGVKYVPEQAECIQIPLEENKDKQSLTERLSNVFEPETIEFKCPACKSRRSAIKKTFIETSPDVLILNPIRIGIDRTTWQPVKTSAELTFNETESLSPFVFERPTDGEKLLPEEEDDAVAFTPREDTMAQLMEMGFSSNAAIRSLYHTGNVPDGEVALSWLFEHVEDADINEPFTPPSKDDKGGLTVDPAALEQMVSMGLDAKLCRKALLQYLNDVASSVEWVFSHPDDDGSLETETAPQDTANAARKFGHPGGSIYKLYGIVCHKGNSTQSGHYVAYIRQRDGQWTLYNDEKIVCVESLDEALRNGYIFLYKLC from the coding sequence ATGACTCCTACTGTTGATGAGTTCCTATCGAGGATTGGTACCATTCCTCAGGTTATCGATAAAGATGAATGCATATACTGTTTTGAAACGGTGTACAACAAGGTAGACGAGGAGGACCACCACTCACTCAATATATGCCTTCAATGTTTCCAAGCTGTTTGTGCGAGAGATGTATCATTACACCAAAAGGTGACCCAGTTGTCTCAGGGTGCAGAACATACCCAGTACTTGAACGTTTCCAAGAGGGCGAAGGGGGAGGAGGGACATGAGAGCGACGAGGCCtcaaagagcaagaagcTGAAGTTACAGGTTATTGAAAAGAGCGAAGATGAATTGTACCACACGTTGTGGTCACTTGTGAACATTGCCAATGGAACGACTACCGTTGTGTCAGCAGAGACAGACGCCCAGGGGACTGCCCCTGAAATTGTGcaaaagattttgaatGCCAAGTCGCAAGCCTCGGTGAACCAGGTGCACTCCTGGGAACTCCAGCTTAAATCGTGTCAGCATGTTCAAAGCCTTCAACCAAATGTGGAAACCCAAACTATCGACTTGTCTCACTGTTTTGATTGTGAACTGAACTCGAACCTGTGGTTATGTTTACACTGTGGACATGTCGGCTGCGGTCGTCAGCAGGTTGGTATTGATGGGAACACGCATGCCTTGGCACACTATGACTCGTGCAAGACTCACCCTCTGGCAATCAAATTAGGGTCGCTGAGCGAGTCATCGTACGATCTGTACTGCTATGGATGTGACGATGAGGTAAAATTTGATGATTCGCAGCAGTTAAACAAAGTACTAGCAAGCTACGGTATTGATCCATCAATGGGGAATGCCACTGAAAAGACTCTGACGGAGTTACAAGTGGAACAGAACATGAATTGGGATTTCCAAATGACAGACGAGAGTGGCCATGAGTTAGTGAAATTGAACCCCAGTAAAGAGGTAGGTTGTGGGTTAATCAACATGGGGAACTCGTGCTACCTGAACTCAGTGCTACAATGCTTATTCCAAGACGAAACTTGGACCGGGAAACTGCAAATGGCAGTTGGTGAAGAATTCCCCACGGATGTTGTTTTCCCCTCAAACAACTTACGATGTCAGTTGATAAAATTGTATCGCGCAATGAAGTTGGAACCTGAATTGTACCCACAGGGCATCAAACCGcaatctttcaaaaaatgttttAGTGCAGGACATGAGGAATTTGCGTCTCAAAGACAGCAGGACGCCATGGAGTTTTTAACGTACATGATTGACAATTTAGACAAGAAACTGAGCCCTACATGCCCTGGCGATACTTTCAAATTCCAAATGTGCTCACGGATCGAATGTACGGAGTGCCATGGTGTGAAATACGTACCTGAACAGGCAGAATGCATCCAGATCCCATTAGAAGAGAACAAGGACAAACAGTCTCTGACAGAACGACTTTCAAACGTGTTTGAGCCAGAAACTATCGAGTTCAAGTGTCCGGCCTGTAAAAGTAGAAGGAGCGCGATTAAAAAGACTTTCATTGAAACGTCACCAGACGTGTTGATTTTGAACCCTATTCGTATTGGGATCGATAGAACCACTTGGCAACCCGTCAAAACCTCTGCGGAATTAACCTTTAACGAGACAGAATCCCTCTCACCTTTCGTTTTTGAGAGACCTACGGATGGGGAGAAATTGCTACCtgaggaagaggacgacGCAGTTGCATTTACGCCCCGTGAGGACACGATGGCGCAATTGATGGAAATGGGGTTCTCCTCGAATGCAGCGATCAGAAGCTTGTACCATACGGGTAATGTACCTGACGGTGAAGTGGCATTGAGTTGGTTGTTTGAGCATGTAGAGGACGCAGATATCAACGAACCGTTTACTCCGCCGAGCAAAGACGACAAGGGTGGGTTGACTGTGGACCCTGCCGCCCTGGAACAGATGGTATCCATGGGGCTGGACGCGAAATTGTGTCGCAAGGCATTGCTGCAGTATTTGAATGATGTAGCGAGCAGTGTCGAGTGGGTGTTCTCGCACCCGGACGACGATGGGTCTCTTGAGACAGAGACTGCCCCACAGGATACTGCAAACGCGGCACGCAAGTTTGGCCACCCGGGTGGGTCAATTTACAAACTGTACGGTATAGTGTGCCACAAGGGTAACTCCACGCAGTCTGGCCATTACGTGGCTTACATTAGACAGCGTGATGGGCAATGGACGCTGTACAACGATGAAAAGATTGTTTGCGTGGAGTCTCTTGATGAGGCACTACGTAACGGTTATATCTTCCTATATAAGCTATGTTAG
- the TSC3 gene encoding Tsc3p (similar to Saccharomyces cerevisiae TSC3 (YBR058C-A); ancestral locus Anc_3.272): protein MMWVPTIKQMRAKSGQKRNIVLEKMDAFVSKLYWMYYVHLPFYVMTSDDAFYLHVFFLSIFSLSLFGVIKYCFL from the coding sequence ATGATGTGGGTCCCCACTATAAAGCAAATGCGTGCGAAATCTGGCCAGAAACGCAATATCGTGCTCGAGAAAATGGACGCGTTCGTCAGCAAGCTGTACTGGATGTACTACGTTCACTTGCCGTTCTACGTGATGACATCTGACGATGCATTCTACTTGCATGTTTTCTTCCTGTCGATATTCAGTCTCAGTCTGTTTGGTGTGATTAAGTACTGCTTTCTCTGA
- the AKL1 gene encoding serine/threonine protein kinase AKL1 (similar to Saccharomyces cerevisiae AKL1 (YBR059C); ancestral locus Anc_3.273): MSSTSGTTKSNSVKTNVTTSISNLAIEKFSAGESVAVGSHGVEIVKYLTEGGFAQIYLVKLTEYLNEFDAIDIQNQRQQQELKIGDLVCLKRVMVYDEAGLSEMKNEVNVMKQLRGKPNVVQYYDSNATRNRGANGGFEVFLLMEYCPNKSLLDYMNQRLTTKLTESEILNIMYDITLGVSQLHFLDNPLIHRDIKIENVLVDHNNRFKLCDFGSTNICPPIATTNQDISVLTHDIYVHTTPQYRSPEMIDLFRCLPVNEKADIWALGVFLYKLLFYTTPFELTGQFAILHSKYEIPQSHYSERLLNLIVVMLAENPNLRPNIYQVLSEICSILNVEVPIPDIYGAGVFNFNNFALFQKKVQKIQSQLFQMVQDRTKSRSQPAPTSNEDVLNDLYVSYFDVAPKLTNPHLENENSADKTTFPDNRKSITSEDRLSRHTSHTLDSYKSVPTTVTFPQTAGSDQANHKANGEGRYYLGVDELNLMTNLDAKCKSNDPSAGLKNQNMGSYLANTMTTKPQRQKSMSSYSSGAISAKSMTNVSKVASSNYIEELVIKDNQQRGLKQHKSNNPFPNMFADLQAVSKDNSAVPAVVEKQQNFEATNRGNSQNGFPNNSTSTPRTAIKGQSSIHIYPDTNPTHQMPFEISSNDVGSQPQPSVVDLVTDSNNLNSIRPGGLSAGPQNIISSKPNVVQSDRHDTTSFVPPGNNQDRNNVNNIKNTLPLPPTQLPFLVPQSVPSTKVPKETSNPFPFVSRDQQKPQQLSQPLPITKPRAPAETLRPLQQPPVPAPRTKPVVGVDKVLPPPTKKKTHGLESSQLLTDQSFGNSNSADRRPNHPGALKFSYNEMDLSADEDESTYDYGRDEESTNASGRLPFHHDPSSLSVASTESIELNFKKKGGRHGVQPQRVVSPKPAGKRDIMGGNLNKSGNVTINTQPKGTNSTAPPLHGRHSLDLRYQEVDFSQSSLRDGIKRNPFGEDFSTDTLSSNNGAGPHSSSGSDVISRTSAAAADTRRTDHNVSTGSLDTDNSQPSDADRSFQRKPVREAKKNANGRTSSLAHIRASLDIERLRSDASLGNLTGSNGKRSSFFSMFKNKKK; encoded by the coding sequence ATGTCTTCCACGAGTGGGACTACGAAGTCCAACAGTGTAAAGACAAATGTGACCACGAGCATATCTAATTTAGCCATCGAAAAGTTCTCTGCTGGTGAGAGCGTCGCTGTGGGCTCTCATGGAGTTGAAATTGTCAAGTATTTGACAGAAGGGGGGTTTGCACAGATATACCTAGTAAAACTAACCGAATACCTTAATGAGTTTGACGCCATTGATATCCAGAATCAAAGACAACAGcaagaattgaagatcGGAGACCTTGTCTGCTTGAAAAGGGTTATGGTATATGACGAGGCTGGGTTGAGTGAGATGAAAAACGAGGTCAATGTGATGAAGCAACTGAGGGGGAAGCCCAACGTTGTTCAGTACTACGATTCCAATGCGACTCGAAACCGCGGAGCTAATGGCGGATTTGAAGTATTTTTATTGATGGAATATTGCCCCAACAAATCGCTGTTAGACTACATGAATCAACGACTAACCACAAAGCTAACCGAGTCTGAGATCCTGAACATCATGTATGACATCACACTAGGTGTCTCACAGTTACACTTCTTGGACAATCCCCTTATTCATAGGGATATAAAGATAGAAAATGTTCTAGTAGACCATAACAATAGGTTCAAATTGTGTGATTTTGGATCCACTAATATATGCCCCCCCATTGCGACCACGAATCAGGACATTTCTGTCCTAACACACGACATTTACGTCCATACAACGCCCCAGTACAGATCCCCTGAGATGATAGATCTTTTCAGATGTTTACCCGTAAATGAAAAGGCAGACATTTGGGCGCTTGGTGTATTCCTTTACAAACTGCTGTTTTACACAACCCCCTTCGAACTCACGGGCCAGTTTGCCATATTACATTCGAAGTATGAAATCCCACAGAGTCACTATTCAGAAAGgttgttgaatttgatTGTCGTTATGCTTGCTGAAAATCCAAACCTAAGACCCAATATCTATCAAGTGCTATCTGAAATATGTTCCATTTTGAATGTAGAAGTGCCAATACCTGATATCTACGGCGCTGGCGTGTTTaatttcaacaattttgcacttttccaaaagaaggttCAAAAGATACAATCGCAATTATTTCAAATGGTACAAGATCGTACCAAATCACGCTCTCAGCCAGCTCCAACTTCAAATGAAGATGTGCTAAATGACCTCTATGTCAGCTACTTTGATGTGGCCCCTAAACTGACCAACCCTCAtcttgaaaatgaaaataGTGCCGATAAGACAACGTTTCCTGACAACAGAAAATCAATAACCTCCGAAGATAGATTGTCCAGACACACCAGCCACACTTTAGACTCTTACAAAAGTGTTCCAACAACTGTAACGTTCCCTCAAACGGCAGGATCCGACCAAGCCAACCATAAGGCGAATGGGGAGGGTAGATATTATTTGGGTGTGGATGAACTCAACTTAATGACTAATTTAGATGCCAAGTGCAAATCAAACGATCCCTCAGCTGGTCTGAAGAATCAAAATATGGGGAGCTATTTAGCAAACACTATGACAACAAAACCACAACGTCAAAAAAGTATGAGCTCATATTCTTCTGGGGCCATTTCAGCGAAGAGCATGACGAACGTCTCAAAGGTGGCGTCCAGCAATTATATCGAGGAGCTTGTAATTAAAGACAACCAACAAAGAGGGTTAAAGCAACACAAGTCGAACAATCCATTTCCAAATATGTTCGCAGATCTCCAAGCAGTGTCCAAAGACAATAGTGCTGTTCCCGCTGTTGTAGAGaaacaacaaaatttcGAAGCCACCAACAGGGGCAATAGCCAAAATGGCTTCCCCAATAACTCTACATCAACTCCTAGGACTGCTATCAAGGGTCAATCTTCCATACATATTTATCCGGACACAAATCCAACACATCAAATGCCCTTTGAAATTTCCTCAAACGACGTAGGTTCACAACCTCAACCAAGTGTGGTGGATCTCGTCACAGACAGTAACAATTTGAATTCGATCCGACCTGGAGGTCTAAGTGCTGGGCCACAAAACATTATTTCAAGTAAGCCAAACGTTGTACAATCGGACAGACATGACACCACCTCGTTTGTTCCACCAGGAAATAATCAGGACAGGAATAATGTGAACAATATTAAGAACACCCTTCCACTTCCCCCTACCCAGCTACCATTCTTAGTTCCACAATCCGTGCCATCTACAAAAGTACCAAAAGAAACATCGAATCCTTTTCCGTTTGTTTCCCGGGATCAGCAAAAACCACAACAGTTATCACAACCATTGCCTATTACTAAGCCACGCGCACCTGCTGAGACTTTAAGACCACTACAACAACCGCCGGTGCCTGCACCCCGTACAAAGCCAGTAGTTGGTGTTGACAAAGTCCTGCCACCTCCGACGAAAAAGAAGACACATGGTTTAGAGTCTTCTCAATTGCTCACAGATCAATCATTTGGGAACAGCAATTCGGCAGACAGGCGACCAAACCACCCCGGAGCACTGAAGTTTAGCTACAATGAAATGGACTTGTCTGCTGATGAGGACGAAAGCACGTACGATTATGGTCGTGATGAGGAGAGCACAAATGCGAGCGGTAGACTCCCCTTCCATCATGACCCCAGTTCATTGTCTGTGGCTTCAACTGAGAGCATCGAATtaaatttcaagaagaagggtGGGAGGCATGGTGTACAACCTCAAAGGGTAGTATCCCCAAAACCAGCTGGGAAGCGCGACATTATGGGGGGTAATTTGAATAAATCAGGTAATGTTACTATCAATACACAGCCGAAGGGAACCAATTCCACAGCCCCCCCCTTACACGGACGTCATTCATTGGATCTAAGATACCAGGAGGTTGATTTTTCGCAGTCTAGTCTCCGCGATGGGATCAAGCGTAATCCCTTTGGGGAAGATTTCAGCACGGATACGCTATCGAGCAATAATGGGGCAGGCCCACATTCGTCCTCCGGTAGCGATGTGATATCAAGGACCAGTGCAGCAGCTGCTGATACCCGTCGAACTGACCATAATGTATCCACTGGAAGTTTGGACACGGATAACAGCCAGCCTTCTGACGCCGATCGGTCTTTTCAAAGGAAACCAGTACGCGAagcaaagaagaacgcGAACGGTCGCACTTCATCTTTGGCGCATATTCGAGCCTCATTGGATATTGAGAGATTACGAAGTGACGCCTCGCTTGGTAACTTAACAGGGTCGAACGGTAAGAGGTcgtcgttcttctccatgttcaaaaacaaaaagaagtaA